Proteins found in one Campylobacter canadensis genomic segment:
- a CDS encoding DEAD/DEAH box helicase, whose product MQADLFEYLNSKKSCELFICEDLNKAYNYSYVFEYFNIKSFVLPDFRAEENDDLRSFLDELISFSNRLYDFYNCKEKKVLISPVASILHKLPNEQNLKPIKLEFAQSVNKEELFKMLKCSAYSLVDSVSTKAEFCIKNEKIDIFCINYENPIRIVFFDNEIESIKFYDINTGLSFKDELLEIDILPIISRVEYDFFEQINNECSELDEYLSVFFWKLKLNDLLDYYSHLCSSNFLDFSNRLNNILSPAKKYKDCKVLINNDFFKINSQKNITLLASNENKFLEFSFGENVKKVISPAIINISSNDEYIISLNKKEYKQRKIKASLNINELNKNDFIVHEKYGIGKFIGLELIKTQNTQQEFIKILYANDDKLLLPTNSLHLIDKYVASSIPVLDKLGKNTFVKLKEKLKTKLFAIANSICELAAKRALIKAKSISIPLEYEIFKNAVDFSLTPDQQKAINDIFCDMQKSYPMDRLLSADVGFGKTEVAMHAIFACVKNNYNALFFAPTTLLCAQHYNTLKERFKDYDIDIFRLDRYSNTKSKILASKKAKIIIGTHSLLSLELENVALIVVDEEHKFGVKHKEKLKQLCLYAHQLSMSATPIPRTLNQALSTLKSYSCILTPPLERLDVRSFVKIYDDALIKEIIARELRRKGQIFYIHNHIASIEYKKRYLQDLFPKLKILVLHSKVDNNTAQEQMLAFMNKEYDLLLSTSIVESGIDLQNANTIIIENANRFGIADLHQLRGRVGRSNIQGFCYYLIDNDEISEDAKKRLLSLESNSYLGSGHMLAQMDLELRGGGNLLGAEQSGHIEQLGYALYIKMLEEQINLLSKNESKKQDFEQKLLVNAYISDELVSNEKIRLNLYRRLNECKNMSELSNFVDEFSDSFSKPDEVSNNYFKLIAIKIKALEQNIIEISNFDSNIRILYADKKSLVLKANSKNDSDILNCVLEFLNKKN is encoded by the coding sequence ATGCAAGCGGACTTATTTGAGTATTTAAATTCTAAAAAAAGTTGTGAATTATTTATTTGTGAAGACTTAAATAAAGCTTATAATTATTCTTATGTTTTTGAATATTTTAATATTAAAAGCTTTGTTTTGCCAGATTTTAGAGCAGAAGAAAATGATGATTTAAGGTCTTTTTTAGATGAATTAATATCTTTTTCAAACAGGCTTTATGATTTTTATAATTGCAAAGAAAAGAAAGTTTTAATTTCTCCTGTAGCTAGTATTTTGCACAAATTACCAAATGAGCAAAATTTAAAGCCAATTAAGCTTGAATTTGCACAAAGTGTAAATAAAGAAGAATTGTTTAAAATGTTAAAATGCAGTGCTTATAGCTTAGTTGATAGTGTTAGTACAAAGGCTGAATTTTGTATAAAAAATGAAAAAATTGATATTTTTTGTATTAATTATGAAAATCCAATTAGAATAGTATTTTTTGACAATGAGATTGAAAGTATAAAATTTTATGATATTAATACCGGTTTAAGTTTTAAAGATGAGCTTTTAGAAATTGATATTTTACCTATTATTTCAAGGGTTGAGTATGATTTTTTTGAGCAAATAAATAATGAATGTAGTGAGCTTGATGAGTATTTAAGCGTATTTTTTTGGAAATTAAAATTAAATGATTTATTAGATTATTATTCTCATCTTTGCTCAAGTAATTTTTTAGATTTTTCTAATAGATTAAATAATATTTTAAGTCCTGCAAAAAAATATAAAGATTGTAAAGTACTAATAAATAATGATTTTTTTAAAATAAATTCTCAAAAAAATATCACACTTTTAGCAAGTAATGAAAATAAATTTTTAGAATTTTCTTTTGGTGAAAATGTTAAAAAAGTTATTAGTCCAGCCATTATAAATATTAGTAGTAATGATGAATATATAATAAGTTTAAACAAAAAAGAATACAAGCAAAGAAAAATAAAAGCAAGTTTAAATATAAACGAATTAAACAAAAATGATTTTATTGTGCATGAAAAATACGGAATTGGCAAATTCATTGGCTTAGAACTTATTAAAACTCAAAATACCCAGCAAGAATTCATAAAAATTCTTTATGCGAATGATGATAAATTATTACTTCCTACAAATTCACTTCATTTAATTGATAAATATGTAGCTAGTTCTATTCCTGTACTTGATAAACTAGGTAAAAATACCTTTGTTAAATTAAAAGAAAAACTAAAAACTAAACTTTTTGCAATAGCAAATTCTATTTGTGAATTAGCAGCAAAAAGAGCTTTAATTAAGGCAAAAAGCATTAGCATTCCACTTGAGTATGAGATATTTAAAAATGCTGTTGATTTTAGTTTAACACCTGACCAACAAAAGGCAATAAATGATATTTTTTGTGATATGCAAAAATCTTATCCTATGGATAGATTGCTTAGTGCTGATGTTGGCTTTGGTAAAACAGAAGTTGCAATGCACGCAATTTTTGCCTGCGTGAAAAATAATTACAATGCCTTGTTTTTTGCACCTACAACACTTTTGTGCGCACAACATTACAATACCTTAAAAGAAAGATTTAAAGATTATGATATTGATATTTTTAGGCTAGATAGATATTCAAATACAAAAAGCAAAATTCTTGCTTCAAAAAAGGCTAAAATTATTATTGGCACTCATTCGCTATTATCTTTAGAACTTGAAAATGTAGCTTTAATTGTAGTTGATGAAGAGCATAAATTTGGAGTAAAACACAAAGAAAAATTAAAACAATTGTGCCTTTACGCACATCAATTAAGTATGAGTGCAACTCCAATTCCAAGAACTTTAAATCAAGCCTTAAGCACACTTAAAAGCTATTCTTGTATTTTAACACCACCACTTGAAAGACTTGATGTAAGGTCTTTTGTAAAGATTTATGATGATGCTTTAATTAAAGAAATAATAGCCAGAGAACTAAGGAGAAAAGGGCAAATTTTTTACATTCATAATCATATTGCAAGTATCGAATATAAAAAAAGGTATTTACAAGATTTGTTTCCTAAATTAAAAATTCTAGTTCTTCATAGCAAGGTTGATAACAATACAGCTCAAGAACAAATGCTTGCTTTTATGAATAAAGAATATGATTTATTATTAAGCACTAGCATAGTAGAAAGTGGTATTGACTTGCAAAATGCAAACACAATAATAATTGAAAATGCTAATCGCTTTGGAATTGCTGATTTACATCAATTAAGAGGTAGGGTAGGTAGGTCAAATATTCAAGGTTTTTGCTATTATTTAATTGATAACGATGAAATAAGCGAAGATGCTAAAAAAAGATTACTTAGCCTTGAGAGTAATTCTTATTTAGGCAGTGGGCATATGCTTGCGCAAATGGATTTAGAATTAAGAGGCGGTGGAAACTTGCTTGGTGCAGAGCAAAGCGGACATATTGAACAATTGGGTTATGCTTTATATATTAAAATGCTTGAAGAGCAAATCAATCTTTTAAGTAAAAATGAAAGTAAAAAACAAGATTTTGAGCAAAAACTGCTTGTTAATGCTTATATTAGCGATGAGCTTGTTTCAAATGAGAAAATAAGACTTAATTTATATAGAAGACTTAATGAATGTAAAAATATGAGCGAACTTTCTAATTTTGTTGATGAATTTAGCGATAGCTTTAGCAAACCTGATGAAGTTAGTAATAATTATTTTAAATTAATCGCAATTAAAATTAAAGCATTAGAACAAAATATTATTGAAATTTCTAATTTTGATAGCAATATTCGCATACTTTATGCTGATAAAAAAAGTTTAGTTTTAAAAGCAAATTCTAAAAACGATAGTGATATTTTAAATTGTGTTTTAGAATTTTTAAACAAGAAAAATTAA
- a CDS encoding Mur ligase family protein, with the protein MLEDYLLSLQEHYEKFDLFKIYRLKHSLNIDFSNKQKVIQILGTNGKGSTGRYLAQMLSNDNFKVGHFLSPHILDFKERITCFNCDCNLEENHQLLQKMLKATEERPSYFEYLTLLSILCFKDCDYVVFEAGLGGEYDATSAFKIDLCVFTKISIDHCELLGNDLNKIISTKIKAMSSVNIFADDFLQIKQAACKKGVKAIFLKQDLSKLCLDEADFLKHNFSLAQLAYFELFSHFYITKAIKLSLKARCELIQKNILIDVGHNADAAENLKKEIKRNFSSKIILICNFFKDKEVQNILSILKDNIDEIKILNYESSHRQLADVKENAKALNIACSDFDFKIKEDKNYVVFGSFVLVEKFLKFYEGK; encoded by the coding sequence ATGCTAGAAGATTATTTATTATCTTTGCAAGAACATTATGAAAAATTTGATTTATTTAAAATATATAGATTAAAGCACAGTTTAAATATAGATTTTTCTAACAAGCAAAAGGTAATACAAATTTTAGGAACAAATGGTAAAGGTAGTACAGGTAGATATTTAGCCCAAATGCTTTCAAATGATAATTTTAAAGTAGGGCATTTTTTAAGTCCGCATATTTTAGATTTTAAAGAAAGAATAACTTGTTTTAATTGTGATTGTAATTTAGAAGAAAATCATCAACTTTTACAAAAAATGCTAAAAGCTACCGAAGAAAGACCTAGTTATTTTGAATATTTAACCTTGCTTAGTATTTTATGTTTTAAAGATTGTGATTATGTTGTTTTTGAAGCTGGGCTTGGCGGAGAATATGATGCTACTAGTGCTTTTAAAATAGATTTGTGTGTTTTTACAAAAATAAGTATTGACCACTGCGAACTTTTAGGCAATGATTTAAATAAAATAATAAGTACAAAAATTAAGGCAATGTCTAGTGTAAATATTTTTGCAGATGATTTTTTGCAAATAAAACAAGCAGCTTGTAAAAAAGGTGTAAAGGCAATATTTTTAAAACAAGATTTATCAAAATTATGCCTTGATGAGGCTGATTTTTTAAAGCATAATTTTTCTTTAGCACAACTTGCTTATTTTGAGCTTTTTTCTCATTTTTACATTACAAAAGCAATTAAATTAAGCTTAAAGGCAAGATGTGAATTAATACAAAAAAATATTTTAATTGATGTTGGACATAATGCTGATGCAGCAGAGAATTTAAAGAAAGAAATTAAAAGAAATTTTTCATCAAAAATAATTTTAATTTGTAATTTTTTTAAAGACAAAGAAGTGCAAAATATCTTAAGTATTTTAAAAGATAATATTGATGAAATTAAAATTTTAAATTATGAAAGTTCTCATAGGCAATTAGCAGATGTAAAAGAAAATGCAAAGGCTTTAAATATTGCTTGTAGCGATTTTGATTTTAAAATAAAAGAAGATAAAAATTATGTTGTTTTTGGCTCCTTTGTTTTAGTAGAAAAATTCTTAAAATTTTATGAAGGAAAATAA
- a CDS encoding GGDEF domain-containing protein: MSANINEIAKETILELTKRNLLLTPENYTEVFNEVAKKHGRVTLTSDKLQTYISKLNNNINQDLKYRNIKTLDELIIYLITQVNNVKNQDDDKKLIHTYNILLKIIFQIFLKVPFKNIKEVVKNTYQPLTNNSIDVVKNIWQDKSKDILNELDETLEQAVKLGYKEEEDMLLFLNSLNKQELKEGIDDICLLLAPVIVYALTPSISETNSEISNFCEQITNNPLCISKNNFADAIKDFIQKRIDLDRAEITSSNKVLNDILGHISEKIGHILTMATTSAEKIQAIRSEIEKINSNDSAMQMIKAKLLAIVKSFESEIVDIKSKATSDFNVLDELKVKVSKLEQEITNLRSQSQIDFLTQLANKRLLEEKLKLAEDSFDRYNINYSVVFFDIDYFKNINDTYGHIAGDTILAQIGNIILSNIRKLDCAGRWGGEEFMVVLPHTSKEDAFKFAQKVRLLVQEQKFQYKNQQIVVRISGGVSDRLSFDSQEKLIEAVDSLLYSAKQAGRNQVKC, encoded by the coding sequence ATGTCAGCGAATATAAATGAAATTGCAAAAGAAACGATATTAGAACTTACTAAAAGAAATTTATTATTAACTCCTGAAAATTACACAGAGGTTTTTAATGAGGTTGCTAAAAAGCATGGTAGAGTAACTTTAACTAGTGATAAACTGCAAACTTATATTTCTAAGCTAAATAATAATATAAACCAAGATTTAAAATATAGAAATATAAAAACGCTAGATGAGCTTATAATTTATTTAATAACTCAGGTAAATAATGTAAAAAATCAAGATGATGATAAAAAGCTAATTCATACATACAATATTTTATTAAAAATTATTTTTCAAATATTTTTAAAAGTTCCATTTAAAAATATAAAAGAAGTTGTAAAAAACACCTACCAACCTTTAACAAATAACAGTATTGATGTTGTTAAAAATATTTGGCAGGATAAAAGTAAGGATATTTTAAACGAGCTTGATGAAACCTTAGAACAAGCAGTTAAATTAGGTTATAAAGAAGAAGAAGATATGCTTTTATTTTTAAATTCTTTAAACAAACAAGAGTTAAAAGAAGGTATTGATGATATTTGCTTATTGCTTGCACCTGTAATTGTTTATGCTCTAACTCCAAGCATTAGCGAAACAAATAGTGAAATTAGTAATTTTTGTGAGCAAATTACTAATAATCCTTTGTGTATTTCAAAAAATAATTTTGCTGATGCGATTAAAGATTTTATCCAAAAAAGAATAGATTTAGATAGAGCAGAAATTACAAGTTCTAATAAGGTTTTAAATGATATTTTAGGTCATATTAGTGAAAAAATTGGTCATATTTTAACGATGGCTACAACATCAGCTGAAAAAATACAAGCAATTAGAAGTGAGATTGAAAAAATAAATTCAAACGATAGCGCTATGCAGATGATTAAGGCAAAACTACTTGCTATTGTAAAAAGTTTTGAAAGTGAAATTGTTGATATAAAAAGTAAGGCTACTAGTGATTTTAATGTTTTAGATGAATTAAAAGTTAAGGTTTCTAAACTAGAACAAGAAATTACAAACCTTCGTTCTCAATCACAAATTGATTTTCTAACACAACTAGCAAATAAAAGGCTGCTTGAAGAAAAATTAAAACTAGCTGAAGATTCTTTTGATAGATATAATATTAATTATTCAGTAGTTTTTTTTGATATTGATTATTTTAAAAATATAAATGATACTTATGGGCATATAGCAGGTGATACTATTTTAGCTCAAATAGGAAATATAATTTTATCTAATATTAGAAAGCTTGATTGTGCTGGAAGATGGGGCGGAGAAGAGTTTATGGTTGTATTGCCGCACACTAGTAAAGAAGATGCTTTTAAATTTGCACAAAAGGTAAGATTATTAGTACAAGAGCAAAAATTTCAATATAAAAATCAACAAATTGTAGTTAGAATTAGCGGTGGTGTTAGCGATAGGCTTTCTTTTGATTCTCAAGAAAAATTAATTGAAGCGGTTGATTCTTTACTTTATAGTGCAAAACAAGCAGGTAGAAATCAAGTAAAATGCTAG